CGAATTTTACCCCTTGCGGATTATCCACGATAAGGAGAATCGCTACCTGAGGGTCATTCATCGGAGCCATGCCGATGAAGGAGGAGTAGGTCTCCTCGCTGTAGGCCCCGTTTTTCGGCTTGTTGGCGGTACCTGTCTTTCCGCCGACCCGATATCCTGGAACCTTTGCTGTTCCGCCTCCGCCTTCAGAAACAACGCTTTCCATAATCAAGCGCATTTCTTCTGCCGTCTTTTTGGAGACTACCTGACGAACCACTTTGGTATCAAACTTTTCTACGACATTACCGTCACTATCGGTAAGCTGCTTCACCAGCCGAGGTTGCATGAGCTTTCCATCGTTACCAAAGCTGGAAACCGCAGTGATGAGTTCGATTGGGGTAACAGCCACACCTTGGCCATAGCCCATGGTGGCCAACCCTACAGGACCTGCTGTGTCTTTGTTCTGGAGGATGGCGGAGCCTTCCCCTGGGTAGTCGATGCCGGTCTTATCTTTAATGCCAAAGAGTTCCAGATATTGATAAAACTTTTCAATTCCCAACCTGGAGGCCAGTTCAGCAAAGACCGGGTTACAGGAGTTACCTACGGCCTGCACCAACGTTTCCACTCCATGAGGTTGATAATAACGCCAGCATTTCAGCAGCGTCCCGGCAATGGTATAGGTACCGTGGCAGACAAATTGTTCTGTCAGCGTAGTCAGCTGCTCTTCCAAGGCCATGGAAGTGGTAACCAGCTTGAAGGTAGATCCGGGTTCATAGGTATCGCTGACCATGGGATTCCGCCACATAGCGTTCCAATAGTTCAACTTTTCACTGTCCGGAAGGGTTTCTACATAGGTGGCCTGTTCCGGATTCGTCGGTACTCTTGGATCGTTCGGGTCATAGTCCGGCGTCATGGCCATAGCCAAAATATCGCCGGTCTTCGGGTCCATCATGATACACATAACCCGATCCGCTTGGGTTTTCTGCTGGACGATATCCAGAGATTTTTCTACATAATGCTGGATGACTTCGTCGATGGTCAACACCAGGTTCAGTCCGTCTTCCGCTTTATAATATTTTTCCATGCCGTAAGCCAGCCCATTGCCGTTTACGTCGGTGTTTTTTATCCATCTGCCAGGAACGCCGCTGAGGTACTGGTTGTATCTCAACTCTAAACCTGCCAGCCCGTTATTATCATCAGTAACACTGCCCAGCACCTGAGAGGCAAAGGACCCCAACGGATAATATCGTTTTACGTCCTCGGCGATTTCAATGCCTGGCAAGCCCTCCTGGCGAACAGCGTCTGCGATGTCTTTTTCCACGTATTTAGCCACTTTGACCAGGGCCTTGTTCTGGCTGATAATTTTCTTGACATCTTCGC
The genomic region above belongs to Aminipila butyrica and contains:
- a CDS encoding penicillin-binding transpeptidase domain-containing protein encodes the protein MNNPTPNSVKKRIIAGFLMICLVTAGLSFRVGWVQIVDGAELSKKAVESQTRDVPIPAKRGAIYDRNGKELAVSAVTFSVWARPDKVRFGSKKLSEEENIDKTADFLAKQLNMTSEDVKKIISQNKALVKVAKYVEKDIADAVRQEGLPGIEIAEDVKRYYPLGSFASQVLGSVTDDNNGLAGLELRYNQYLSGVPGRWIKNTDVNGNGLAYGMEKYYKAEDGLNLVLTIDEVIQHYVEKSLDIVQQKTQADRVMCIMMDPKTGDILAMAMTPDYDPNDPRVPTNPEQATYVETLPDSEKLNYWNAMWRNPMVSDTYEPGSTFKLVTTSMALEEQLTTLTEQFVCHGTYTIAGTLLKCWRYYQPHGVETLVQAVGNSCNPVFAELASRLGIEKFYQYLELFGIKDKTGIDYPGEGSAILQNKDTAGPVGLATMGYGQGVAVTPIELITAVSSFGNDGKLMQPRLVKQLTDSDGNVVEKFDTKVVRQVVSKKTAEEMRLIMESVVSEGGGGTAKVPGYRVGGKTGTANKPKNGAYSEETYSSFIGMAPMNDPQVAILLIVDNPQGVKFGSQTAAPGVKLILEDTLRYLNIQPSYTQEEEAQMNSGKTVVPTVTGMSFEEAIGVLGGVSLTYTISPALGEGESLGEVAVVDQYPKAGEKISAGGAVYLYRE